One part of the Epinephelus fuscoguttatus linkage group LG12, E.fuscoguttatus.final_Chr_v1 genome encodes these proteins:
- the LOC125897971 gene encoding interferon regulatory factor 2-binding protein 1-like — protein MSSASQSSSRRQWCYLCDLPKMPWAMLWEFSEAVCRGCVNYDGADRIELLIETARQLKSTHGVLDGRSPGPQQGKPSSAGPLEAGRQHGERIERGRGEYGVSSRLPNGLHRAEDVALSEGSRQSPNTRRAIVGAVPSLHGTISHALIAQGLVAAPHGLLAPLSGSRGGATPIAVSAGPIMGEAGRRQAVSLGVGASTSALVGIDPAVWRNNEVMAELSEVSRSRGEGWPNRPKAVRDVLVALSSCIPFNVRFRKDHNLMGRVVAFDASTTPEFELKVFVEYPPGSGMIFSGVPDLVRQMFRDSAKDAGKAVNSGLRYVEYEKRQGTGDWRGLSELLNDGVRMFKEPPIPEVLPQPDAGLPMVAVGRPVPAKSTTRRRKASPGSENGESEGRSDHPVREPWPRGAYSGMEPLPGMAAPQEGPPRLHSQPSPISALMGVADSLSSSQMARDSPSMSTAHSSSAGHPTSSSPSTASTSVSQAAMGQGLSVAGQSSNTSAGESTSSTQGTPLCCTLCRERLEDTHFVQCPSVTHHKFCFPCTRGFIRSQGQGGEVYCPSGERCPLAGSSVPWAFMQGEISTILAGDGDVTVKKESDP, from the coding sequence ATGTCCTCCGCCTCGCAGTCTTCCTCTAGACGGCAATGGTGCTACCTTTGCGATCTGCCCAAGATGCCCTGGGCCATGCTGTGGGAGTTCAGCGAGGCTGTGTGCCGCGGATGTGTCAACTATGATGGGGCTGACAGAATAGAGCTGCTCATTGAAACTGCCAGGCAACTGAAGAGCACGCACGGAGTTTTAGACGGCAGGTCCCCCGGTCCACAGCAGGGCAAACCCAGCTCGGCTGGGCCCCTGGAAGCAGGGCGGCAGCATGGAGAGCGTATAGAAAGGGGGAGGGGTGAGTATGGGGTGTCTTCTCGACTTCCCAATGGCCTGCACAGAGCTGAAGATGTGGCCTTGTCAGAGGGCAGCAGACAGAGCCCAAATACCCGTCGGGCGATAGTTGGGGCAGTTCCTAGTCTTCATGGCACCATATCCCATGCCTTGATAGCTCAGGGATTAGTAGCAGCCCCTCATGGGCTCTTAGCCCCCTTATCAGGCTCCAGAGGTGGGGCCACACCAATTGCAGTCTCTGCTGGCCCTATAATGGGTGAAGCTGGCAGAAGACAGGCTGTGTCCCTGGGTGTAGGAGCCAGCACCTCAGCTCTGGTGGGTATAGATCCTGCAGTGTGGAGGAACAATGAAGTGATGGCTGAACTGAGTGAGGTGTCTCGTAGCAGGGGTGAGGGCTGGCCAAACCGTCCCAAAGCTGTTCGGGATGTGCTTGTAGCTCTTAGCAGCTGCATCCCCTTTAATGTGCGCTTCAGGAAAGACCATAACCTGATGGGTCGCGTTGTGGCCTTTGATGCCAGCACAACTCCAGAGTTTGAGCTGAAGGTGTTTGTGGAGTATCCTCCTGGCTCTGGAATGATCTTCTCAGGAGTCCCAGACCTGGTCAGGCAGATGTTCCGTGATTCTGCCAAAGATGCAGGTAAAGCAGTGAACTCTGGGCTACGCTATGTGGAATACGAAAAGCGGCAGGGCACAGGAGACTGGCGTGGCCTGTCTGAGCTGTTGAATGACGGTGTGCGCATGTTTAAAGAGCCCCCAATTCCAGAGGTTCTGCCACAGCCAGATGCAGGGTTGCCCATGGTAGCTGTTGGACGCCCTGTACCAGCAAAGAGCACAACTCGGCGCCGCAAGGCATCTCCAGGCTCTGAGAATGGAGAGAGCGAAGGAAGGTCTGATCACCCGGTGAGAGAGCCCTGGCCCCGAGGTGCATACTCAGGCATGGAGCCTCTTCCTGGCATGGCTGCTCCTCAGGAGGGCCCACCCCGTTTACATAGCCAGCCCTCACCCATCTCAGCGCTCATGGGAGTTGCAGACAGCCTGAGCTCCAGCCAGATGGCCAGAGATAGCCCCAGCATGTCCACGGCGCACTCCTCCTCAGCCGGGCAccccaccagcagcagcccctCCACTGCCTCCACCTCAGTCTCTCAAGCAGCCATGGGGCAGGGTTTAAGTGTGGCGGGGCAGAGCAGCAACACCAGTGCAGGGGAGTCTACGAGCAGTACCCAGGGCACTCCACTCTGCTGCACCCTCTGCCGAGAGCGCTTGGAGGACACTCATTTCGTCCAGTGTCCCTCTGTCACGCACCACAAGTTCTGTTTCCCTTGTACCAGAGGATTCATCCGCAGCCAAGGTCAAGGTGGGGAGGTGTACTGCCCCAGTGGAGAACGCTGTCCCCTGGCTGGATCCTCTGTGCCTTGGGCCTTCATGCAGGGAGAGATCTCAACCATTCTGGCTGGAGACGGAGATGTGACAGTAAAAAAGGAGAGTGACCCTTGA